The following is a genomic window from Acidobacteriota bacterium.
TGGGCATGGCCGCCGCCCGCAACGGCATCCGCAAGCTGATCATCGTCAACGGCCACGGCGGCAACGCTCCGACCCTGCAATTCGCCGCCCAGAAGATCAACCGCGACGCCCACATCTTCACCTGCGTCGACACCGGCGAGACCAGCGACGCGGACATCGACCGCATCACCGACACCCCCAACGACGTCCACGCCGGCGAGGTGGAGACCAGCACTTCCCTGGCCACCCGCCCCCATCTGGTGGACATGGACAAGGCCTGCCGCGACGTGCAGGATTTCTCCAGTCAGTATTTGGATTTCAGCTCCGAGAACAGCGTCGAATGGTACGCCCACACCTCCCGCATCTCCACCTCCGGCGTCATGGGCGATGCCACCGTCGCCAGCATCGAGAAGGGGGAGCGCATCTGGGCCATCATGGTGGACCACCTGGTGGCCTTCGTGGAGAGCCTCAAGGCGGTGACCCTGGATCAGCTCCACGAGCGGCGGATGTGAGGTCCGCCCCGCGGTCGCGAGGTCTCAGCGCTTGAGATCCAAGTGCACCAGCTTCTGGGTGCCCAGCGGCGAGGGCTGGAAGCCGAGCACCTTGAAGGAGAGCACCGAAGCGGAGGCGCCGTAGATCAGCGGCACCAGGGGCGCGTCCTCGGTGAGCACCTCCATCACCTCCTGCAGGGTGCCCATATCCCCCTGGGCGCGGTATTGGGCCAGCTTCTCGTCCATCCGCGGGCTGCGGTAGTGGGCGTGGTTGGTGCTCACCGCCAGGTTTTCCCAGGTCGGCACGCGCTCCGAGGACAGGCTCGCTTCGAGGAAGTCGCAGGGATCGACGGTGTCCGACACCCACCCCGCCAACACCAGATCGTGGCGGCCGTCGATGCAGCGCTGGAAGAACTCGGAGCTGGTGGCCGGCCGGGTCCACTCCACCGTCACCCCCAGCTCCGCCAGATGCTGGGAAATCACCTCCGCGGCGCCGCCGGGGTTGGGCAGATACGGCCGCGGGCCCCAGGTCATCAGGCCGGAGAGCTTCTCCGGCAGCGGTTTGCCGGCCTCCTCCAGACAAGCCCGGGCCTTGCGCAGGTCGTAGACCAGATCGTCGTCCACCGCCACCAGGCCCCGGGGCAGGATGCTGGTGGCGGTGAAAGCGAGGCCGTTGGAATAGCACGACTCCGCCACCTTGAGGCGGTTGATGGAGTGGGCCAGGGCTCGGCGCAGATGAACGTCGTCCAGCGGCGGCCGGGCA
Proteins encoded in this region:
- a CDS encoding ABC transporter substrate-binding protein — encoded protein: MSEASETKILRVGLLNEVHHLDPQSANDNESMWVLRQVLEMPYEILAGRTEVQPVLFEGPLEVLDGSENRRYRGKVREGIRFADGELVTPAHVAQCLRQASLAREQAEVTQDGDYLVFDLHRANARFDIMLTHQQCAVYRLEDGRVCATGPFQISSDSTPSHLRLVRNPHYREELKLDEIHFQVYPVDGDGKPTALVRAIQDGEVDFCSVLPRDDISRLSGVRKSFLPGISTAILSMNCARPPLDDVHLRRALAHSINRLKVAESCYSNGLAFTATSILPRGLVAVDDDLVYDLRKARACLEEAGKPLPEKLSGLMTWGPRPYLPNPGGAAEVISQHLAELGVTVEWTRPATSSEFFQRCIDGRHDLVLAGWVSDTVDPCDFLEASLSSERVPTWENLAVSTNHAHYRSPRMDEKLAQYRAQGDMGTLQEVMEVLTEDAPLVPLIYGASASVLSFKVLGFQPSPLGTQKLVHLDLKR